The following coding sequences lie in one Arthrobacter sp. PGP41 genomic window:
- the trpD gene encoding anthranilate phosphoribosyltransferase: protein MTSQASAPSGNSWPRLISALIGGTDLTADDTSWAMDTIMSGEATPAQIAGFLVALSSKGETVEELSGLVAAMLAHARPVTISGEKLDIVGTGGDQLNTVNISTMAALVAAGAGAKVVKHGNRAASSSSGSADVLEALGVRLDLTVDEVARNAEEAGITFCFAQVFHPSFRHTAVPRRELAIPTAFNFLGPLTNPANVQASAVGVANARMAPLVAGVLAQRGSRGLVFRGNDGLDELTTTGPSTVWEIRDGRVTELTFSPQDLGIRLATVEQLRGGNAEVNAAVVRQVLAGKEGPARDAVLVNAAAGLVAFDQSAEGPFLDRMRTAFARAAESIDTGAAAAVLGKWVALTAR from the coding sequence GTGACTTCACAGGCTTCCGCACCGTCCGGCAATTCTTGGCCCCGCCTGATCTCCGCCTTAATTGGCGGTACTGACCTGACAGCGGACGACACCTCCTGGGCGATGGACACCATCATGTCGGGAGAGGCCACGCCCGCCCAGATTGCCGGATTCCTGGTGGCGCTCAGCTCCAAAGGCGAGACGGTTGAGGAGCTCTCGGGCCTGGTGGCTGCAATGCTTGCCCATGCGAGGCCTGTGACCATCTCCGGCGAGAAGCTGGACATCGTCGGCACCGGGGGAGACCAGTTAAACACCGTGAACATCTCCACGATGGCAGCCCTGGTCGCCGCAGGGGCCGGCGCCAAAGTGGTCAAGCACGGCAACCGGGCCGCGTCGTCGTCGTCCGGCTCCGCCGACGTACTTGAAGCCTTGGGTGTGCGGCTCGACCTGACCGTCGACGAAGTGGCCCGCAACGCCGAAGAGGCCGGAATCACGTTCTGCTTTGCGCAGGTGTTCCATCCCTCGTTCCGCCACACCGCCGTTCCCCGGCGGGAGCTGGCTATCCCCACCGCTTTCAACTTCCTCGGCCCCCTCACTAACCCTGCCAACGTGCAGGCCTCAGCGGTCGGCGTCGCAAACGCCAGGATGGCGCCGCTGGTAGCTGGCGTGCTGGCGCAACGGGGGAGCAGGGGCCTGGTTTTCCGCGGCAACGACGGCCTGGACGAGCTCACCACCACGGGGCCGTCCACAGTGTGGGAGATCCGTGATGGCCGGGTGACAGAGCTGACGTTCTCTCCGCAGGACCTGGGCATCCGCCTTGCCACCGTGGAACAGCTGCGTGGTGGAAACGCAGAGGTGAACGCGGCCGTTGTCCGGCAGGTCCTCGCCGGCAAGGAAGGACCCGCCCGGGACGCCGTCCTGGTCAACGCAGCGGCCGGACTGGTGGCCTTCGACCAATCGGCCGAGGGCCCGTTCCTCGACCGGATGCGGACGGCTTTTGCCCGCGCCGCCGAATCCATTGATACCGGGGCCGCCGCAGCCGTCCTTGGGAAGTGGGTCGCGCTCACCGCCCGGTGA
- the qcrC gene encoding cytochrome bc1 complex diheme cytochrome c subunit, whose translation MKALSQKRRHPLAALALLLMGLLITGGLYAAATTVNEAKASSTSYSANDVEEGGKLFAANCATCHGMGASGSQDGPSLVGVGAAAVDFQVGTGRMPMQMNGPQAMKKPVQFNDEQTRQLSAYVASLGAGPAVPEESLLDEGGDAAAGGELFRTNCAMCHNAAAAGGALTRGKFAPALADVSGKHIYEAMATGPQNMPVFSDSNITPEGKRDIITFLKQIETSGSPGGADLGSLGPVAEGLFVWVAGLGVIIAFTIWLTSRTS comes from the coding sequence GTGAAGGCACTCTCACAAAAGCGGCGTCACCCACTAGCAGCACTAGCGCTGCTCCTGATGGGGCTCCTCATCACGGGTGGGCTGTACGCCGCGGCTACCACCGTCAACGAGGCCAAGGCCTCCAGCACTTCCTACAGCGCCAATGACGTGGAAGAGGGCGGCAAGCTGTTTGCGGCCAACTGCGCCACATGCCACGGCATGGGTGCCAGCGGAAGCCAGGACGGGCCTTCACTGGTTGGCGTTGGCGCAGCAGCTGTCGATTTCCAGGTGGGTACCGGCCGCATGCCGATGCAGATGAACGGTCCGCAGGCCATGAAGAAGCCCGTCCAGTTCAACGATGAGCAGACGCGGCAGCTTTCAGCCTATGTCGCTTCCCTGGGTGCCGGCCCGGCGGTTCCTGAAGAAAGCCTGCTTGACGAAGGCGGCGACGCAGCAGCAGGCGGCGAGCTGTTCCGCACCAACTGCGCCATGTGCCACAACGCGGCAGCAGCCGGCGGCGCCCTGACCCGCGGCAAGTTCGCCCCTGCACTCGCGGACGTGTCCGGCAAGCACATCTACGAAGCCATGGCCACCGGCCCCCAGAACATGCCGGTGTTCAGTGATTCGAACATCACCCCCGAAGGTAAGCGGGACATCATCACCTTCCTGAAGCAGATCGAAACCAGCGGCTCGCCGGGCGGAGCAGACCTCGGGTCCCTGGGCCCGGTGGCGGAAGGCCTGTTTGTTTGGGTTGCAGGCCTCGGTGTCATCATCGCCTTCACGATCTGGCTGACTTCCCGGACGTCCTGA
- the ctaE gene encoding aa3-type cytochrome oxidase subunit III, translating to MTSATHAPSTPAHPTLNRPNMVSVGTVVWLSSELMFFAGLFAMYFTLRSTSAQMWADETAKLNFPFALVNTIVLVASSFTCQMGVFAAERLQPRRTGGAFQFARWGMNEWFTLTFLMGAFFVAGQTMEYAMLVSEHVSLSSNAYGSAFYMTTGFHGLHVIGGLIAFLLIMGRSFAAKKFGHFEATSAIVTSYYWHFVDVVWIGLFLVIYVLK from the coding sequence GTGACATCTGCGACCCATGCCCCCAGTACCCCGGCGCACCCCACGCTGAACCGCCCCAATATGGTTTCCGTTGGAACCGTTGTGTGGCTGTCCAGCGAGTTGATGTTCTTCGCCGGTCTCTTCGCCATGTACTTCACGCTGCGCTCCACGAGTGCGCAGATGTGGGCCGATGAGACAGCCAAGCTCAACTTCCCCTTTGCGCTCGTCAACACCATCGTCCTCGTGGCCAGTTCCTTTACTTGCCAGATGGGCGTCTTTGCGGCTGAACGGCTTCAGCCGCGCCGGACCGGGGGCGCTTTCCAGTTCGCCCGCTGGGGAATGAACGAATGGTTCACCCTGACGTTCCTGATGGGCGCGTTCTTCGTAGCCGGACAGACCATGGAATACGCCATGCTGGTCTCTGAGCACGTCTCGCTGTCCTCCAACGCCTACGGCTCCGCTTTCTATATGACCACCGGCTTCCACGGCCTCCACGTCATCGGCGGCCTCATCGCCTTCCTGCTCATCATGGGCCGGTCCTTCGCCGCGAAGAAGTTCGGGCATTTTGAAGCGACGTCAGCGATTGTCACCTCTTACTACTGGCACTTCGTGGACGTCGTGTGGATCGGCCTCTTCCTGGTCATCTACGTACTCAAGTAG
- a CDS encoding VOC family protein, translating to MPRKIGTCLWFDNQAEEAAQFYTSVFDDSRILNISRFGDGGPGAAGEAIAVDFELEGRGFTALNGARGSAFTEAVSFVVDCEDQSSVDRYWAALTDGGSESQCGWLKDRFGLSWQIVPSVLPSLIAGPDPHGSQRAMQAMLGMRKLDIAELQKAYDG from the coding sequence ATGCCTCGAAAAATCGGGACCTGCCTCTGGTTCGACAACCAGGCGGAAGAAGCGGCACAGTTCTACACTTCGGTTTTCGACGATTCAAGAATCCTCAACATTTCGCGCTTTGGTGATGGCGGACCCGGCGCGGCGGGCGAAGCGATCGCCGTCGACTTTGAACTCGAAGGGCGGGGCTTCACCGCCCTGAACGGTGCCCGGGGATCCGCCTTCACTGAAGCTGTCTCGTTCGTGGTGGACTGCGAGGACCAGTCCTCGGTGGACCGGTACTGGGCAGCTCTGACAGACGGCGGCTCAGAGAGCCAGTGCGGTTGGCTGAAGGACCGTTTCGGCTTGTCCTGGCAGATCGTCCCCTCAGTCCTCCCGTCCTTGATCGCAGGCCCCGACCCCCACGGATCGCAGCGTGCCATGCAGGCCATGTTGGGGATGCGCAAGCTGGACATCGCCGAACTGCAGAAAGCGTATGACGGCTGA
- a CDS encoding DUF3054 domain-containing protein: protein MTSRNVKPHAVRLPLAAAGADAVMILVFAAVGRDAHQRGDVVTGVMLTAWPFLAGAAMGWIIARAWRDPLSVRSAGIAVWLGSVAGGMVLRALTGQTVVLPFVMVALLSLGLLLLGYRLLLAMFRRRRGA, encoded by the coding sequence ATGACTTCCCGCAATGTGAAACCGCATGCCGTCCGCCTGCCCCTGGCAGCGGCGGGAGCCGACGCCGTCATGATCCTGGTGTTCGCCGCCGTCGGACGCGACGCCCACCAGCGCGGCGACGTGGTGACCGGCGTGATGCTGACCGCCTGGCCGTTCCTGGCGGGTGCTGCGATGGGGTGGATCATCGCAAGGGCATGGCGGGATCCCCTCTCGGTACGGTCCGCCGGCATTGCCGTTTGGCTCGGCAGCGTGGCAGGAGGGATGGTGTTGCGCGCCCTGACAGGCCAGACCGTGGTGCTCCCGTTTGTCATGGTGGCCTTGCTTAGCCTGGGGCTCCTGCTGCTTGGCTACCGCCTGCTGCTGGCGATGTTCCGGCGCCGCCGCGGCGCCTGA
- a CDS encoding Lrp/AsnC family transcriptional regulator, translated as MITAFVLIKTDAARIPETAEEISAIEGISEVYSVTGEWDLIAVARVHRHEDLADVIADRLSKVPAVVHTTTHIAFRAYSQHDLDAAFSLGFEQ; from the coding sequence GTGATCACTGCATTCGTTCTGATCAAGACCGACGCTGCCCGCATTCCTGAAACAGCCGAGGAAATCTCCGCGATCGAGGGAATCAGCGAGGTTTATTCCGTCACCGGAGAATGGGATCTCATTGCCGTGGCACGGGTCCACCGGCACGAGGACCTGGCCGACGTCATCGCCGACAGGCTCTCCAAGGTCCCTGCCGTGGTCCACACCACAACCCATATTGCCTTCCGCGCCTACTCCCAGCATGACCTGGACGCAGCGTTCTCGCTGGGCTTTGAGCAGTAG
- the qcrA gene encoding cytochrome bc1 complex Rieske iron-sulfur subunit, with protein sequence MGNHSDGSPNHSGTVATAGQNEVEKFQDPGIPPHRLRLADTDPKAAKRAERQVALLFGISVVGTLIFLVAYFAIDLGGEESSIGTIRLQNMLLGLGTAFAMLGIGTGIVHWAKALMPDHEVSEERHAIRYEEDRQAAVRIVDDIVEETGIKRRPLIRNTLLGAVALAPLPAVAIFGDLGPRPDDKLAHTMWAPQEGKLKRLARDPDGTPIKASDVTIGSAFHVIPEGLNDLHEGKLNEKAKAVVLLMRLDPASLNPSQGREDWGYNGIVAYSKICTHVGCPVALYEQQTHHLLCPCHQSTFDLTQECKVIFGPASRPLPQLPIAVDDEGYLVATSDFKEPVGPSYWERDMHERSITS encoded by the coding sequence ATGGGCAACCATAGTGACGGCAGTCCGAACCACTCGGGCACCGTAGCTACGGCTGGTCAGAATGAGGTGGAGAAATTCCAGGATCCTGGAATCCCTCCGCACCGTTTGCGCCTGGCTGACACGGACCCGAAGGCCGCAAAGCGGGCAGAACGGCAGGTCGCCTTACTATTTGGCATCTCTGTTGTTGGAACCCTGATCTTCCTGGTGGCGTACTTCGCCATTGACCTGGGAGGCGAAGAATCGAGCATCGGCACCATCCGGCTTCAGAACATGCTGCTGGGCCTTGGCACGGCGTTTGCCATGCTCGGCATCGGTACCGGCATTGTGCACTGGGCCAAGGCCCTCATGCCGGACCACGAAGTTTCCGAGGAACGCCACGCGATCCGTTACGAGGAGGACCGCCAGGCGGCAGTCCGCATCGTCGATGACATCGTCGAAGAGACGGGCATCAAGCGCCGTCCGCTGATCCGGAACACCCTCCTCGGTGCCGTCGCCCTTGCGCCGCTGCCCGCCGTCGCCATCTTCGGTGACCTCGGACCTCGCCCGGACGACAAACTGGCCCACACCATGTGGGCACCCCAGGAAGGCAAGCTCAAGCGGCTTGCCCGGGACCCTGACGGAACGCCCATCAAGGCCTCGGACGTCACCATCGGCTCCGCCTTCCACGTCATTCCGGAAGGGCTCAACGACCTCCACGAGGGCAAGCTCAACGAAAAGGCCAAGGCCGTTGTGCTGCTCATGCGCTTGGACCCGGCATCGCTTAACCCCTCCCAGGGCCGTGAGGACTGGGGCTACAACGGCATTGTCGCCTACTCCAAGATCTGCACCCACGTCGGTTGCCCTGTTGCCCTCTACGAGCAGCAGACGCACCACCTGCTGTGCCCGTGCCACCAGTCCACCTTCGACCTCACCCAAGAGTGCAAGGTGATCTTCGGCCCCGCCAGCCGTCCTCTCCCCCAGCTGCCCATCGCAGTTGACGACGAGGGCTACTTGGTCGCTACCAGCGACTTCAAAGAACCTGTAGGACCAAGTTATTGGGAGCGTGATATGCATGAGCGCAGCATCACCAGCTGA